The Macrobrachium rosenbergii isolate ZJJX-2024 chromosome 31, ASM4041242v1, whole genome shotgun sequence sequence TTGAAGAAATGTTTAAAGCaacaatacagtatatttttggtATTGCAACATCTGTGAAACTCATAAGCAGAATCTTGAATAATGCTGTTcagataaaaaatgacaaaaatctaaTGTTGGATAGGGTGACAATGTGGCACCTGAGCTAAAGGTAGATGCTGGTGCTTTGCAAAGCAAGTAGCATGCACAAGGTCCAAGGATATGAAGTGCAGAGCTTGGGTTTCAACCTTTAGCATACTGGGGAAAAGATGTTGAGAACATTGAAGGacaaaaggctaaaatgaatccagaacattctttagaattacctttgaaaagtgaaactgaagatgCATTATCACTACGTTgcataaatcaagaaaatagcAACATGGCTGCCTTTAGTGAAACCAGTGATGGTAACGTTTTGTCTCTGGAGCCACTGATGGACATCAAGGCAGAACCAGAAGTATTCTTTGAGTCTAATGAAGGTGATGAATATTCATGTAAATGGAATTCAGCACTGGCTGAAAAAGGTTCACCAACTGTAGCATATTGGGGAAATAATGTTTTGAATGTTGAAGGGACACATGCCAAGaatgaatccagaacattctttagaatttcctttgaaaagtgaaactgaagatgCATTATCACACCCttccataaatcaagaaaacagtaacatggctgcctttagtgaaaaaaataatggtgacTTTTTATCTCTGGATCCATTGATGGACATCAAAATAGAGCCAGAGGTATTCTGTGAgtctaatgaagatgatgaatattcatatgaagtgaatttagtaaatgaaaaagatccactaacttgcaaaaaggaagtaaaacaagaaagaaggaatagtgaCAGTGGAGAGGACCCTTTCAGACCCACTGACTGTGAGAAAGCATTTTACAAGATAATTAATCTTACAAGTCATATCACAAATCCCaccagagagaaaatattcatgtgcaaggaatgtgggagaACATTTTCCTTGAAACAACATCTTACAGATCATATGAGATTTCATACCGGAgaaaagccattcatgtgcaacaAATGTGGGAAAGCTTTTTCCAAGAAACGAGATCTTACAAGtcacatgagaattcatactggagagaagccattcatgtgcaaggaatgtgggaaagcattttccagaaaACCAAGTCTTACACGTCTTACGAAaattcacactggagagaagccattcatgtgcaaggaatgtggggaagcattttcccagaaaccaaatcttacagaTCAGATGAGCATTCATCccggagagaagccattcatgtgcaaggaatgtgggaaaacattttcccagaaacaaattcttacagttcatatgagaattcacactggagagaagccattcatgtgcaaagaatgtgggaaagcattttcccagaaatcaAACCTTACagatcatatgagaattcatacaagagagaagccattcatgtgcaaggaatgtgggaaagcattttcccagaaaccaaatctaacagttcatatgagaattcatatgGGAGAGAAgtcattcatgtgcaaggaatgtgggaaagcatttttcaggaaaggaaatcttaaagatcatatgagaatgcatactggagagaagccattcatgtgcaaggaatgtgggaaagcattttccaggaaacatCATCTTTCAGAtcatatgaaaattcatactggagaaaagccattcatgtgcaaggaatgtgggaaagcattttccaagaaacgaagtcttacagttcatatgaaaattcatactTGAGAGAAGCCATTCaggtgcaaggaatgtgggaaagcattttccaggaaacatCATCTTACagatcatatgagaattcatactggagagaagccattcatgtgcaaggaatgtggaaaAGCATTTTCCGTAAAAATACTCTTGCAGTTCATGTGAGAATTCATACTTGAAAGAAACCATCCATATCCAAGAATATGGGAAAGCATATTCCAGGAAACATCTTATAAttcatatgagaatccatactggaAAGTAGCCATTTACAGTAAACTCTCAATTATCTGCTGTAATATATCCAAGGCTCTTGTGGAAATTGGAAATTTATggatatggtaaaaaaacactTCATGGATGTAAAATGTtgattatttggaatgaatctatCATActtttaaagttagcttatatctctgtgCCATTAGGTGCAATTGGCATTCAAAAAGAAGTAACATTAGCCTAACCCACTTGAACTGCCTCTGTattcacctgtttcccaccaggtggcgttGAATGTTTATGTTCCTGTCAGATGATACTGACGAGAATGGCAAGTCATGCCATGCCCTTATGCAGATGGTGGGAATTGGTGTTAGGAATAATTTTGATGACTTCTGGCTATT is a genomic window containing:
- the LOC136855336 gene encoding zinc finger protein OZF-like — translated: MLKGHMPRMNPEHSLEFPLKSETEDALSHPSINQENSNMAAFSEKNNGDFLSLDPLMDIKIEPEVFCESNEDDEYSYEVNLVNEKDPLTCKKEVKQERRNSDSGEDPFRPTDCEKAFYKIINLTSHITNPTREKIFMCKECGRTFSLKQHLTDHMRFHTGEKPFMCNKCGKAFSKKRDLTSHMRIHTGEKPFMCKECGKAFSRKPSLTRLTKIHTGEKPFMCKECGEAFSQKPNLTDQMSIHPGEKPFMCKECGKTFSQKQILTVHMRIHTGEKPFMCKECGKAFSQKSNLTDHMRIHTREKPFMCKECGKAFSQKPNLTVHMRIHMGEKSFMCKECGKAFFRKGNLKDHMRMHTGEKPFMCKECGKAFSRKHHLSDHMKIHTGEKPFMCKECGKAFSKKRSLTVHMKIHT